The following proteins come from a genomic window of Diprion similis isolate iyDipSimi1 chromosome 8, iyDipSimi1.1, whole genome shotgun sequence:
- the LOC124408477 gene encoding putative uncharacterized protein DDB_G0271982 encodes MSEIKAETKNDNSVDDVSKDQTVQDKPTPTKNKRGGSKRLSTLERTAQEGEAILKGLNTSVGEVEGRRRTRSSARGLGIPTPAPSPPKKEKKETPAKGTGRGRGRPKRQDKNNENNAEEEIVNNKNDKSSVEESTKMEVDEIKDDEVDKPSSEEKSPEEPVESKEVTAVEKKPETNSKDEKTTEEPEDLRENTKSETDANVAKKDDKDDEVKDSSDSSQDATDAPADVQPPTSPSSEPQKSAPAATLSPATVSPATAANTATTPTGNTTTITSTTNEDKKE; translated from the exons GGAGACCAAGAACGATAACAGTGTCGACGATGTGTCTAAG GATCAAACAGTCCAGGACAAACCAACTCCGACCAAAAATAAACGTGGAGGTTCGAAAAGGCTGTCGACCTTAGAAAGAACAGCCCAGGAAGGCGAGGCCATATTAAAG ggTCTGAACACTTCCGTTGGAGAAGTTGAAGGCAGAAGGCGTACTCGCAGCTCGGCTCGGGGGCTAGGGATTCCAACGCCCGCACCATCTCCTCccaaaaaggagaaaaaggaaactcCTGCTAAGGGTACGGGCCGTGGACGCGGGCGTCCGAAAAGACAagataaaaacaatgaaaacaaTGCGGAAGAAGAGattgtgaataataaaaatgacaagagtTCAGTGGAAGAATCGACAAAAATGGAAGTTGATGAAATCAAAGATGACGAAGTCGACAAGCCGTCGAGCGAAGAAAAGAGCCCCGAAGAGCCGGTAGAGAGCAAAGAGGTAACGGCGGTGGAAAAGAAACCAGAGACAAATTCCAAGGATGAGAAAACGACGGAGGAGCCGGAAGATTTACGGGAAAACACCAAAAGCGAAACAGATGCTAACGTAGCGAAAAAGGATGATAAAGATGATGAAGTGAAGGACAGTTCGGACTCGAGCCAAGATGCAACGGATGCGCCAGCCGACGTTCAACCTCCTACATCACCTTCTTCGGAGCCCCAAAAATCTGCTCCAGCTGCTACCTTGAGCCCAGCAACAGTTTCGCCGGCCACGGCTGCCAACACAGCCACCACTCCAACAGGCAATACAACAACCATTACTTCTACCACCAATGAGGATAAGAAGGAATAA